A window of Mangifera indica cultivar Alphonso chromosome 11, CATAS_Mindica_2.1, whole genome shotgun sequence contains these coding sequences:
- the LOC123228872 gene encoding putative pentatricopeptide repeat-containing protein At5g43820 produces MTSLTVSPGLASQSRQFVCFVSRSNGSRYHLRSLGSSFSRFLFSTLDVQSNHLKEEPAVNQIKDQSGLDERCVLNELSDLLQISCNNSVPNLYKESDSVKQIDKRVVDGFLLPDEKLRGVFLQKLRGKFAIEDALTNVTVDLSLDVVAKVVNRGNLGGEAMVMFFNWAIKQPNIPKDLQSYNIIVKALGRRKFFNFMMDILHDMVKEGVKPDLEAVSIVLDSFIQARQVYKAVQMFGNLEDFGLKCDTESLNVMLRCLCKRLHVGAANSFFNSMRGKVLFDGETYDILIGGWSKLGNVNEIERVLKEMVVEGFCPDTSTFCYLIEGLGRAGRIDDAIVIFNSMKEKGCGPDTNAYNALISNYISIGDFDECMKYYKTMLSNKCDPNIDTYTKLIQGLLKARKVADALELFEEMLDRGIVPSMGTLTSFLEPLCSFGPPHAAMMIYKKATKAGCKLSLCAYKLLLMRLSRFGKCGMLLDLWHEMQECGYSSDLEVYEYVISGLCSVGQLENAVLVMEESLRKGFCPSRLVYSKLSNKLLASNKLERAYKLFLKIKAARRTENAQRLWRAKGWHF; encoded by the coding sequence ATGACTTCCCTCACAGTCTCTCCGGGTTTGGCGTCTCAATCCCGGCAATTTGTCTGCTTTGTCTCGCGCTCTAACGGAAGCAGGTACCATTTACGCTCCCTTGGCTCATCTTTTTCACGGTTCTTATTTTCAACCCTGGATGTTCAGTCAAACCATTTGAAAGAGGAACCAGCGGTAAATCAAATCAAGGATCAATCGGGTCTCGACGAACGTTGTGTTCTGAACGAACTTTCTGATCTTTTACAAATATCTTGTAATAATTCAGTCCCGAATTTGTATAAAGAGAGTGATTCAGTGAAACAAATAGACAAAAGAGTCGTCGATGGTTTTTTATTGCCTGATGAGAAATTAAGAGGGGTTTTTCTTCAAAAACTGAGGGGAAAATTTGCAATAGAAGATGCTTTAACAAATGTTACTGTTGATTTAAGTCTTGATGTTGTTGCCAAAGTAGTGAATAGAGGTAATTTAGGAGGTGAAGCTATGGTTATGTTCTTTAATTGGGCAATTAAGCAGCCAAATATTCCTAAAGATCTTCAGAGTTACAACATTATTGTTAAGGCACTCGGtaggagaaaattttttaattttatgatggATATTTTGCATGACATGGTAAAGGAAGGAGTAAAACCTGATCTAGAGGCAGTATCTATAGTTTTGGATAGCTTTATTCAGGCTCGCCAAGTGTATAAAGCTGTACAAATGTTTGGAAATTTGGAAGATTTTGGGTTGAAATGTGATACAGAGTCTTTGAATGTGATGTTAAGGTGTTTATGTAAACGGTTACATGTAGGAGCTGcaaattcatttttcaattcaatGAGAGGGAAGGTGTTGTTTGATGGTGAgacatatgatatattaattggTGGGTGGTCAAAACTTGGTAATGTCAATGAGATTGAGAGGGTTCTGAAGGAAATGGTAGTGGAAGGTTTTTGTCCTGATACTTCAACTTTCTGTTATCTTATTGAGGGCTTAGGAAGAGCTGGTAGAATTGATGATGCCATTGTGATTTTTAATTCTATGAAGGAGAAAGGCTGTGGACCAGATACAAATGCATACAATGCATTGATTTCTAATTACATTTCAATTGGAGATTTCGATGAATGTATGAAGTACTATAAGACTATGTTGAGCAATAAGTGTGACCCAAATATTGATACTTATACAAAATTGATTCAGGGGTTGCTGAAGGCCCGAAAGGTTGCTGATGCACTTGAATTGTTTGAAGAGATGTTAGATAGAGGGATTGTTCCATCTATGGGGACTCTAACCTCTTTCCTTGAACCCCTGTGTAGCTTTGGTCCACCCCATGCTGCTATGATGATCTATAAGAAAGCAACAAAAGCTGGTTGTAAACTATCACTCTGTGCTTATAAGTTATTGCTTATGCGGCTTTCCAGGTTTGGGAAATGTGGAATGCTTCTAGATTTATGGCATGAGATGCAAGAATGTGGCTATTCTTCTGACTTGGAAGTCTATGAATATGTCATTAGTGGACTTTGCAGTGTAGGTCAGCTTGAAAATGCTGTACTTGTCATGGAGGAGTCTTTGCGCAAGGGTTTTTGCCCAAGCAGGCTTGTTTACAGCAAACTTAGTAATAAACTACTTGCTTCAAACAAATTAGAGAGAGCTTATAAACTATTTTTGAAGATCAAAGCTGCTCGTCGTACTGAAAATGCTCAAAGGCTATGGCGTGCTAAAGGCTGGCATTTTTGA
- the LOC123228871 gene encoding epidermal growth factor receptor substrate 15-like: protein MAGANSAADQFEAYFRRADLDGDGRINGAEAVAFFQGSNLPKQVLAQIWTLADQSHTGFLGRQEFYNALKLVTVAQSKRVLTPDIVKAALYGPAAAKIPPPQINLAAISAQQIPSMAAASTPQISVPTPTLTPNPTPTPATTPMGSQNFGFRGPGVPNVSTMQQSPRPVQAAPHAPQVTDGPDLFRGGSVVGQTQTMSAGIPRHPSQPMPGDTAAPSVPNSNISSDWLSSGKTAGLPTGPRAVSPSTSSSALNSLSLVSPSSQPLTNDSKGLAVSGNGSSSESSFGGDVFAAITPTVKQEPASSTFSAGSLPVSSASIPVSRVAQPPANLNSLDSSQGAFSMQPAGSQFQRTQSLNPPQQVSSQSSSSFSSAGISVGLGNSIPDNSQLTWPKMKPSDVQKYTKVFIEVDTDRDGRITGEQARNLFMSWKLPREVLKQVWDLSDQDSDSMLSLREFCFALYLMERYREGRPLPAVLPRNVMFDETLLSMTGQSNPSFGNASWGASPGFSQRPVMGLQPMTPGAGLRPPVLVTAPNVDSAMMFNQQKSRAPELGDPFANQLDNGEYNSANSKLQEATASRNKVDEPEKVILDSREKIEFYRTKMQELVLYKSRCDNRLNEITERALADKREAESLGKKYEEKYKQVADIASKLTIEEAKFRELQERKMELHQAIVNMEQGGSADGILQVRADRIQSDLEELLKALTERCKKHGVDFKSSALIELPFGWQPGIQEGAAVWDEEWDKFEDEGFGNELTFEMKNASASPNEKASANGSLTHDYLSSVDEKPKNVMNTGEHVLESESTYTHSEDDLARSPHGSPAGRSTLESPSKEFSDGPFDRSTEADAETHRSFDDATWGAFDNNDDVDSVWGFNPKGSGSDSQTDFFGSSDFGVNPIRTGSPSVESSFQKKSPFTFDDSVPATPVSRFGNSPPRYSDASGFDSFTKFDSFSMHDGGFSKDFGNDKFSRFDSINSSRDFGNDKFSRFDSINSSRDFGNDKFSNLDSSRDFGHEKLARFDSINSTKDFGNSQGFYSFDDTDPFGAGGSFKVSFESNPKDGFSSDSSSKDKFSLDNSSKEKF from the exons ATGGCGGGGGCCAATAGTGCGGCCGATCAATTCGAAGCGTATTTTAGGAGGGCTGATTTAGACGGTGATGGTAGAATTAATGGAGCCGAAGCTGTCGCTTTCTTTCAAGGATCTAATTTACCCAAACAAGTCCTTGCTCAG ATATGGACGCTTGCTGATCAAAGTCACACAGGTTTCCTTGGCCGGCAAGAATTTTATAATGCTCTCAAACTTGTTACTGTGGCACAGAGTAAACGTGTTTTAACACCAGATATTGTCAAGGCAGCATTATATGGTCCTGCTGCTGCCAAAATTCCACCTCCACAGATTAATCTTGCTGCCATATCTGCACAACAAATACCGTCAATGGCTGCTGCATCTACCCCACAGATAAGTGTGCCTACTCCAACACTAACACCAAATCCAACGCCAACACCAGCAACAACACCAATGGGTTCTCAGAATTTTGGTTTTAGGGGACCAGGAGTTCCAAATGTGAGTACAATGCAGCAGTCTCCTAGACCGGTTCAAGCTGCTCCCCATGCACCTCAGGTTACTGATGGTCCAGATTTGTTTAGGGGAGGTAGTGTGGTGGGTCAAACTCAAACAATGTCTGCAGGTATTCCTCGACATCCCTCTCAACCCATGCCGGGTGACACTGCTGCTCCTAGTGTTCCAAACTCAAACATCTCAAGTGATTGGCTTAGTAGTGGAAAGACCGCTGGACTTCCAACTGGACCTAGAGCAGTTAGTCCATCCACGTCTTCATCTGCACTGAATTCACTAAGTCTAGTTTCACCATCTTCTCAGCCTTTGACTAATGATTCTAAAGGACTTGCCGTTTCTGGAAATGGGAGCTCTTCTGAATCAAGTTTTGGAGGGGATGTTTTTGCTGCGATCACACCTACAGTCAAACAAGAGCCTGCCTCGTCTACCTTTTCTGCCGGCAGTTTACCTGTCTCATCAGCCTCTATTCCAGTTTCAAGGGTGGCCCAACCTCCTGCTAATCTCAATTCACTGGACTCATCACAGGGTGCTTTCTCTATGCAACCTGCAGGCAGCCAGTTTCAGCGAACCCAGTCATTGAACCCACCACAACAAGTTTCATCTCAAAgttcttcatcattttcttctgcTGGAATTTCAGTTGGGCTTGGAAATTCAATTCCTGATAATTCCCAGCTTACATGGCCAAAGATGAAACCTTCTGATGTTCAGAAATATACAAAAGTTTTTATAGAAGTAGATACTGACAGAGATGGTAGAATCACTGGGGAGCAGGCAAggaatttatttatgagttgGAAGCTACCAAGAg AGGTGCTAAAGCAAGTGTGGGACTTGTCCGATCAGGATAGTGATAGCATGCTTTCTTTGAGGGAGTTCTGCTTTGCTCTTTATTTGATGGAGCGATACAGGGAAGGCCGTCCACTTCCAGCAGTGCTTCCAAGGAATGTTATGTTTGATGAGACGCTTTTGTCCATGACAGGTCAATCAAATCCTAGTTTTGGAAATGCTTCTTGGGGTGCTAGTCCTG GTTTTAGTCAGCGGCCAGTGATGGGCCTTCAACCAATGACTCCTGGTGCTGGTTTGAGGCCACCTGTTCTGGTAACAGCCCCCAATGTTGACAGTGCAATGATGTTCAATCAACAAAAGTCAAGAGCACCTGAGTTGGGTGATCCTTTTGCAAACCAACTTGATAATGGGGAGTATAATTCTGCAAACTCAAAGCTCCAAGAGGCAACAGCTTCCAGAAACAAG GTTGATGAACCAGAGAAAGTGATATTAGATTCCAGAGAAAAGATTGAGTTTTACCGAACGAAAATGCAGGAACTT GTCCTTTATAAAAGCAGGTGTGACAATAGACTAAATGAAATCACTGAGAGGGCACTTGCAGATAAGCGTGAG GCAGAATCACTGGGTAAGAAATATGAAGAGAAGTACAAACAAGTTGCAGATATAGCATCTAAATTAACTATTGAAGAGGCCAAATTTCGTGAACTTCAA GAGAGGAAGATGGAGTTGCATCAAGCTATTGTCAATATGGAACAAGGTGGCAGTGCAGATGGTATTCTGCAG GTCCGTGCTGATCGTATACAGTCAGATCTTGAGGAGCTGTTGAAGGCTTTAACAGAACGTTGCAAGAAACATGGAGTAGATTTTAAGTCAAGTGCCCTAATTGAGCTTCCATTTG GCTGGCAACCTGGAATCCAAGAGGGAGCAGCTGTTTGGGATGAAGAGTGGGATAAATTTGAAGATGAAG GTTTTGGCAATGAGCTCacttttgaaatgaaaaatgcTTCTGCCTCTCCAAATGAAAAGGCTTCAGCAAATGGTAGTTTAACTCATGATTACTTATCCAGTGTGGATGAAAAACCCAAGAATGTGATGAATACTGGTGAACATGTTCTTGAGAGTGAATCAACATACACTCACAGTGAAGATGACTTGGCAAGAAGCCCTCATGGAAGTCCTGCTGGAAGGTCTACTCTAGAAAGTCCATCTAAAGAATTTTCTGATGGCCCCTTTGACAGGAGTACTGAAGCAGATGCAGAAACACATAG AAGTTTTGATGACGCTACCTGGGGTGCATTTGACAATAATGATGATGTGGACTCAGTATGGGGGTTTAATCCCAAG GGCTCAGGTTCTGATAGTCAAACAGATTTCTTTGGATCTAGTGATTTTGGTGTAAACCCAATTAGAACTGGATCCCCAAGTGTTGAGAGCAGCTTTCAGAAGAAGAGTCCATTTACATTTGATGACTCTGTTCCTGCCACTCCAGTCTCAAGATTTGGAAACTCTCCACCAAGATACAGTGATGCATCAGGATTTGACAGTTTCACAAAGTTCGATTCCTTCAGCATGCATGATGGTGGATTTTCCAAGGACTTTggcaatgacaagttttcaaGGTTTGATTCCATAAATAGTTCCAGGGACTTTGGCAATGACAAGTTCTCAAGGTTTGATTCCATAAATAGCTCCAGGGACTTTGGCAATGACAAGTTCTCGAATTTGGACAGTAGCAGAGATTTTGGCCATGAGAAACTGGCAAGGTTTGATTCCATTAACAGTACCAAAGACTTTGGCAACAGTCAGGGGTTCTATTCTTTTGACGACACAGATCCTTTCGGTGCCGGTGGTTCGTTTAAGGTCTCATTTGAGTCAAATCCCAAAGATGGTTTCTCATCGGACTCAAGCTCCAAAGATAAGTTCTCTCTGGACAACTCCTCCAAAGAGAAATTCTGA